From the Bdellovibrio reynosensis genome, one window contains:
- a CDS encoding PstS family phosphate ABC transporter substrate-binding protein, translating to MFKSMILSAALFLGVAAHAQVPVIKIDGSSTVFPITEAMAEEFQTAQKGKVRVTVGISGTGGGFKKFCRGEIDVQNASRPIQTAELEACRKTSVKFIELPIAYDATAVVVNPKNTWLKSITVAELKKMWEPAAQGKVMTWADVNPAWPKEKLKLYGAGSDSGTFDYFTEAVVGKSKSSRGDYTASEDDNTLVTGVSTDLYALGYVPLAYAAENKAKLKVVPVVGGDKAPKKEAIMPSRETVEAGTYFPLSRPVFIYVSEASMKKAEIKDFVNFYLSNCATIVPEVKYVPLPAKAYETGKAHVKNNKLGTVFGGHSEVGLKIDQLMKREGSL from the coding sequence ATGTTTAAATCTATGATTCTATCTGCAGCTTTGTTTTTAGGTGTTGCCGCTCACGCGCAAGTACCAGTCATTAAGATCGATGGATCCAGCACAGTCTTCCCAATCACGGAAGCTATGGCTGAAGAATTTCAAACAGCACAAAAAGGAAAAGTGCGCGTTACCGTAGGTATTTCTGGTACCGGTGGTGGCTTTAAAAAATTCTGTCGTGGCGAAATTGATGTGCAAAATGCGTCTCGTCCCATTCAAACGGCAGAGCTAGAGGCTTGCCGTAAAACAAGCGTGAAATTTATCGAACTTCCGATCGCTTATGATGCAACTGCGGTTGTCGTAAATCCAAAAAACACTTGGTTAAAATCAATCACAGTGGCTGAACTTAAAAAAATGTGGGAACCAGCAGCACAAGGTAAAGTTATGACTTGGGCTGATGTGAATCCAGCATGGCCAAAAGAAAAATTAAAACTTTACGGAGCAGGTTCAGACTCTGGAACTTTTGATTACTTCACCGAAGCTGTTGTTGGTAAATCAAAATCGTCTCGTGGTGATTACACGGCAAGTGAGGATGACAATACCCTTGTAACGGGTGTTTCAACGGATCTTTATGCTTTAGGTTATGTGCCGCTAGCATATGCTGCTGAAAACAAGGCAAAACTAAAAGTGGTCCCAGTTGTTGGTGGTGATAAAGCGCCTAAAAAGGAAGCTATCATGCCCTCTCGTGAAACGGTTGAAGCTGGAACTTACTTCCCACTTTCTCGTCCGGTATTCATCTATGTCAGTGAAGCTTCTATGAAGAAAGCGGAAATTAAAGATTTCGTGAATTTCTACTTAAGCAATTGTGCGACTATCGTCCCAGAAGTTAAGTACGTTCCACTTCCAGCTAAAGCATACGAAACTGGCAAAGCGCATGTTAAAAACAACAAGCTTGGCACTGTCTTCGGTGGTCACTCTGAAGTGGGTCTTAAAATTGATCAGTTGATGAAACG
- a CDS encoding sensor histidine kinase — MDKNSPIAPEALIEKLNNAIASTIYIYDLNEGLLSWMNHYGQATYGYTLDEIRKMGKEYQIRTVHPEDLLGLANLMDRIRDLKDGEALTLEYRLKNREGNTHWVSDRITVCSRNDKGEATAFLGVASEIDQRKAHEETLQKSIDKLNFSLSAANMGMWEWKVGSTDVTWDKRMYQIHGLKEGENIAATLLKVMAPEDLENARTKIKESLAEKKDLYLSYKIRLKNDEVHHIRCYGKIINENQMYGVAWDSTEEVMTEHQISEARAKLISATKMAALGEMSGGIAHEINNPLTVIQARSFQLLQMVDSGKVDNAKVRQAADSISRTADKIARIIKSLRSFAREGTHDPFELAPIRQIIEETLEFCRQRFYNHGIEIELSEIDPDLEIECRLIQIEQVLLNLLNNSFDAIQDLEDKWIKISVKDFEKNIEIHVTDSGRGIDPKIAEQIMMPFFTTKEVGKGTGLGLSISAGILRSHGGQLMLKKDSPHTTFVMQLPKWQKEN; from the coding sequence ATGGATAAAAACTCTCCCATTGCCCCAGAAGCGCTTATTGAAAAACTCAATAACGCCATCGCAAGCACGATTTATATCTATGACCTAAACGAGGGTCTGCTTTCATGGATGAATCACTATGGTCAAGCAACCTACGGATACACCTTAGATGAAATCCGTAAGATGGGAAAAGAATATCAAATTCGCACCGTGCATCCAGAGGATCTTTTAGGCTTAGCGAACTTAATGGATCGCATTCGTGACCTTAAAGATGGCGAAGCTTTGACCTTGGAATATCGTTTAAAGAATCGCGAAGGCAACACGCATTGGGTGAGCGATCGCATCACCGTTTGTTCGCGCAATGACAAAGGGGAAGCCACGGCATTTTTAGGTGTCGCAAGCGAAATCGATCAGCGTAAAGCCCATGAAGAAACCTTGCAAAAAAGTATCGATAAATTAAATTTTTCTTTGTCAGCTGCCAACATGGGAATGTGGGAATGGAAGGTTGGTTCCACAGATGTCACGTGGGATAAACGTATGTACCAGATCCACGGGCTTAAAGAAGGCGAAAACATTGCCGCAACCCTACTAAAAGTCATGGCGCCCGAAGATTTAGAAAACGCTAGAACTAAAATCAAAGAATCATTAGCAGAGAAAAAAGATCTTTATCTTAGTTATAAAATCCGTCTTAAAAACGATGAAGTTCACCACATTCGTTGTTACGGGAAAATTATTAATGAAAATCAGATGTATGGCGTGGCTTGGGACTCAACAGAAGAGGTCATGACCGAACATCAAATTTCTGAGGCCCGTGCCAAACTTATTTCTGCCACAAAGATGGCTGCTTTAGGTGAAATGTCTGGCGGTATTGCCCATGAGATCAATAATCCCTTAACCGTAATTCAGGCGCGTTCGTTTCAGCTTTTACAAATGGTGGATTCCGGCAAAGTTGATAACGCCAAAGTTCGCCAAGCCGCCGACAGCATTAGTCGTACCGCTGATAAGATCGCAAGAATCATTAAATCGCTAAGATCCTTTGCACGTGAAGGAACTCACGATCCTTTTGAACTTGCACCGATTCGTCAGATCATCGAAGAAACCTTAGAGTTTTGCCGCCAGCGTTTTTACAATCACGGAATTGAAATTGAGTTATCAGAAATCGATCCTGATTTAGAAATCGAATGTCGTCTTATTCAGATTGAACAAGTACTTTTGAATTTACTAAATAACTCTTTTGATGCGATTCAGGATTTAGAAGACAAATGGATTAAAATCTCGGTCAAAGATTTTGAAAAGAACATTGAAATTCATGTGACCGATTCGGGGCGTGGAATTGATCCTAAGATTGCAGAACAAATCATGATGCCGTTTTTTACGACGAAGGAAGTTGGTAAAGGAACGGGCTTGGGATTAAGTATTTCAGCCGGGATTTTACGCAGTCACGGTGGCCAGTTGATGCTTAAAAAAGACTCGCCCCATACGACGTTTGTGATGCAGCTTCCGAAATGGCAAAAGGAAAATTAA
- a CDS encoding Fur family transcriptional regulator has protein sequence MKCGQERKNINIEALNERVRKAGMKLTSQRTQILKTLLNHPEPISADEIFKKYDGRSEAMDLVTIYRILKKFEESLIVSRLEFGDGVARFELTLESGHHHHHVICRQCQRVEPIHLCDLEEHIKTVEAMGYKSLSHRLDFFGICSRCQ, from the coding sequence ATGAAATGTGGTCAGGAGCGCAAAAACATCAATATTGAGGCTTTAAACGAACGAGTTCGTAAGGCGGGGATGAAGCTGACTTCCCAGCGCACGCAGATATTAAAGACCCTTTTAAATCATCCTGAGCCTATTTCTGCTGACGAGATTTTTAAAAAATATGATGGCCGATCTGAAGCCATGGATCTTGTTACGATCTATCGCATCCTAAAGAAATTTGAAGAATCCTTGATTGTCTCACGTTTAGAGTTCGGTGATGGCGTGGCAAGATTTGAGCTGACTTTAGAATCAGGCCATCACCACCACCACGTGATCTGCCGTCAATGCCAGCGGGTAGAGCCGATTCATCTTTGTGATTTAGAAGAACACATCAAAACTGTCGAAGCGATGGGTTATAAAAGTCTGTCCCACCGCTTGGATTTTTTCGGGATTTGTTCGCGCTGCCAGTAA
- a CDS encoding histidine phosphatase family protein, translating into MLKTIHLFRHGQTDWNINRRMQGHSDIPLNEEGRKQALALQTYFAENPVELFISSDLIRAQQTAGIANEKLGLPLEYHADFREVFLGELEGMTQSEAHEKFGIESWDKWTSLDPMHFGFTYPKAESALVAVERFSHALKRLCSERSFLNAGLCTHGLIMRRFLHSLRPELQEALPIPNCVVYKITWDELSGKFLFDFNP; encoded by the coding sequence ATGCTTAAGACAATTCACCTATTTCGCCACGGACAAACTGACTGGAATATCAACCGCCGCATGCAGGGTCATTCTGACATTCCTTTAAACGAGGAAGGTCGCAAACAAGCCTTGGCCCTTCAGACTTATTTTGCAGAAAACCCGGTGGAGTTATTTATTTCTAGTGACCTGATTCGCGCCCAACAAACGGCTGGAATTGCGAACGAAAAATTGGGTCTACCTTTAGAATATCATGCGGATTTTCGTGAAGTGTTTTTAGGCGAACTTGAGGGCATGACACAATCAGAAGCCCATGAAAAATTTGGGATTGAATCTTGGGATAAGTGGACTTCTTTAGATCCAATGCACTTTGGTTTTACATACCCTAAAGCAGAAAGTGCTTTGGTGGCCGTTGAGCGTTTTTCCCATGCTTTAAAACGTTTGTGTTCTGAGAGGTCATTTTTAAATGCGGGTCTTTGCACCCATGGTTTGATCATGCGCCGTTTTCTACACTCTCTGCGCCCGGAACTGCAGGAAGCCTTACCAATCCCTAACTGCGTGGTTTACAAGATCACTTGGGACGAGTTGAGCGGTAAATTCTTATTTGATTTCAATCCGTAA
- a CDS encoding NHL repeat-containing protein → MNFIFRMTLAIFFSIFSAGCTMDAELLKGVSDQLSESPDDPTPTPDPVLKNTFPIGGAKHYYSFPLSMTFTDDGKLFVTSYQDMAMGVQQYDIATGDFVFGFGTYGNTSNNQFEAPERLVISPAGKILVIERFQHKIKVFDMDGTYLSSIGSEGVGQGQFKEPTDVVFDKDGRMYVSERQNCRIQVFNADGSHNRFIGSGPGALVGQLNAPTGIDVDDNLNVYVLDAANKRVQIFKANNTITTFGTPGNSPGQFNLPYKVRVNSEGDIFVNERIRGELIKFSPTGILIGYYTGNPANPFNDPYDFQFDENDNVYVASLMGGNIQILDKNGNFIKAFEKESPLGGIMGLFIDSTNNIYSTQGFAPGSPQYIFKFNSSGQQVGRFSQSGTNPGQLQFAIASVVDAQGNIYTSDMLANKVWKYDKDGNYIKFIGTGVAGTSNGDFGSVAGLCFREGFLYATDTLNGNVQKFDTDGNFVSVIGATAGPGKLSSPVACYVDLQHNLYVIDQAGKIYKYDEDEDYVFDFAHPPSYGIYVDATGNIFATDLMGSRVIKYDSGGNMLTSFGTVGRLLGEMNGPSGIAADSDGNLYVAEAFGKRIQKFSPLGIPLTE, encoded by the coding sequence ATGAACTTCATCTTTCGTATGACACTTGCAATATTTTTTAGCATCTTTAGTGCAGGCTGCACGATGGATGCTGAGCTTCTAAAAGGTGTCTCAGATCAACTTTCTGAAAGTCCCGATGATCCTACACCAACTCCAGATCCAGTATTAAAAAATACTTTCCCTATTGGTGGTGCGAAACACTACTACTCATTTCCACTTAGCATGACTTTTACAGATGACGGAAAGTTGTTTGTGACATCCTATCAAGACATGGCAATGGGTGTGCAACAATACGATATCGCGACGGGCGATTTTGTTTTCGGCTTTGGAACTTATGGTAATACCTCTAACAATCAGTTTGAAGCTCCAGAACGATTGGTAATTAGTCCCGCAGGAAAAATTCTAGTTATCGAAAGATTCCAACATAAAATCAAAGTCTTTGATATGGATGGAACCTATCTTTCGTCCATTGGCAGTGAAGGCGTAGGTCAGGGGCAATTTAAAGAGCCAACGGATGTTGTCTTTGATAAGGATGGGCGCATGTATGTGTCTGAAAGGCAGAATTGTCGAATTCAAGTGTTCAATGCAGATGGGTCCCACAACCGCTTCATTGGCTCAGGCCCTGGCGCTCTGGTCGGCCAGTTGAATGCGCCCACGGGAATTGATGTCGATGATAATCTAAACGTTTACGTGCTTGATGCCGCTAATAAGCGAGTTCAGATTTTTAAAGCCAACAACACTATTACAACTTTTGGCACTCCAGGTAATAGTCCTGGCCAATTCAATTTGCCCTATAAAGTTCGAGTCAATTCAGAAGGGGATATTTTCGTTAACGAGCGAATTCGTGGCGAGCTTATTAAGTTCTCTCCGACCGGAATTTTGATTGGTTACTACACTGGCAACCCGGCAAATCCATTTAATGATCCCTATGATTTTCAGTTTGATGAAAATGATAATGTCTATGTCGCCTCTTTGATGGGTGGAAACATTCAGATTCTTGATAAGAACGGGAATTTCATCAAGGCGTTTGAAAAGGAATCGCCATTAGGTGGCATCATGGGGTTGTTCATAGATTCCACTAATAACATCTATAGCACGCAAGGGTTTGCTCCGGGATCACCTCAGTATATTTTTAAATTTAATTCTTCAGGGCAACAGGTTGGACGCTTTTCACAGTCGGGAACAAATCCAGGTCAACTGCAGTTCGCGATAGCTTCAGTCGTGGATGCTCAAGGAAACATCTATACTTCTGATATGCTGGCTAATAAAGTTTGGAAGTACGATAAAGATGGAAACTATATCAAATTCATTGGTACGGGCGTAGCAGGAACATCCAATGGCGACTTTGGAAGTGTAGCTGGTCTATGCTTTCGTGAAGGTTTTTTGTATGCAACGGACACCCTCAACGGCAATGTACAGAAATTTGATACAGATGGTAACTTTGTCAGCGTGATTGGCGCAACTGCAGGTCCTGGCAAACTTAGTTCACCGGTAGCTTGTTATGTCGATCTTCAACACAATCTGTACGTCATTGATCAGGCAGGGAAAATCTATAAGTACGACGAAGATGAAGACTACGTGTTTGATTTTGCTCATCCTCCAAGTTACGGCATTTATGTTGATGCTACTGGAAATATATTCGCGACGGATTTGATGGGAAGCAGGGTTATCAAATACGACAGTGGTGGGAACATGCTCACGTCTTTTGGTACAGTGGGGCGCCTATTAGGAGAGATGAACGGGCCCTCAGGCATTGCCGCAGACAGTGATGGCAATTTATACGTGGCAGAGGCGTTTGGAAAGCGCATTCAAAAATTCTCACCGCTGGGAATACCGCTCACAGAATAG
- a CDS encoding ferritin-like domain-containing protein, with product MKEKLSFGLNKTGMKAAPFLSKEMLLEHEELNREPEDSSKDAMDMREEYIKGSDDVGSVPLPMSPQGVISAGLQVLKGNDPKILIDQLGERLAFERSGVRLYDALLTKCMAFGETETVDVVRDFREEEARHFDLIRDAIEDLGGDSTAVTPGADVAGVLGMGIMQVLTDPRTTLPQCIEAILIAELADNDAWKVLIQLCEKVGMPELAEQFREAEINESKHLNFMRSWYEALIIRDESKAQAH from the coding sequence ATGAAAGAAAAATTAAGTTTTGGATTAAATAAAACCGGAATGAAAGCAGCACCCTTTCTTTCTAAAGAAATGCTTTTAGAACACGAAGAATTAAATCGAGAGCCAGAAGATTCAAGTAAAGACGCGATGGATATGCGCGAAGAATATATTAAAGGCTCTGATGATGTGGGCTCAGTGCCGTTGCCTATGTCTCCGCAAGGGGTGATAAGCGCAGGCCTGCAAGTTCTTAAAGGCAATGATCCAAAAATACTTATTGATCAACTAGGCGAGCGCCTGGCTTTTGAAAGATCGGGCGTGCGCTTATATGATGCCCTTTTAACTAAGTGCATGGCCTTTGGTGAAACTGAAACAGTTGATGTGGTTAGAGACTTCAGAGAAGAAGAAGCAAGGCATTTTGATTTGATCCGCGATGCGATCGAAGACCTTGGTGGTGATTCAACAGCTGTAACTCCAGGAGCTGACGTGGCGGGCGTTTTGGGGATGGGTATTATGCAGGTTTTAACCGATCCGCGCACGACTTTACCTCAGTGTATTGAAGCCATTCTTATCGCAGAGCTTGCAGATAATGATGCGTGGAAAGTTCTTATTCAGCTTTGTGAAAAGGTAGGAATGCCTGAATTGGCAGAACAGTTTCGCGAAGCTGAGATAAATGAATCAAAACATCTCAATTTCATGCGCAGCTGGTATGAGGCTTTGATTATTAGAGATGAAAGTAAAGCTCAGGCCCATTAG
- a CDS encoding MerR family transcriptional regulator, whose product MTTMTMNDAEALELESSELSLGDNHVELATESEAMEEGMPVMASAPISIPAMLCDDKLLEEIKAIPDKMGFKIGDVAEILGIKQYVLRYWETEFEVLRPKKASNNQRMYTRKDVENALLIRKLLHRDRFSIEGARNAMRELKAHVRKEKDMNQVYTRIDNIHDSIDALVGDIQRLRQLFK is encoded by the coding sequence ATGACTACGATGACAATGAATGATGCCGAAGCTCTTGAGCTTGAAAGCTCGGAGCTTTCCCTAGGTGACAATCACGTCGAATTAGCTACTGAGTCTGAAGCGATGGAAGAGGGTATGCCAGTGATGGCGTCAGCTCCGATCTCGATCCCTGCCATGCTTTGTGATGATAAGCTTTTAGAAGAGATCAAAGCCATCCCAGATAAAATGGGTTTTAAAATCGGTGATGTGGCTGAAATCCTTGGCATCAAACAATACGTTCTTCGTTACTGGGAAACTGAGTTTGAAGTTCTTCGCCCGAAAAAAGCTTCTAACAATCAACGTATGTACACTCGTAAAGACGTTGAAAACGCGCTTTTGATACGTAAACTTCTTCACCGCGACCGCTTCAGTATTGAAGGCGCAAGAAACGCGATGAGAGAATTAAAAGCCCATGTCAGAAAAGAAAAAGACATGAACCAAGTTTACACACGCATTGATAATATCCATGATTCTATTGATGCTTTAGTCGGCGACATTCAAAGACTTCGCCAACTTTTCAAATAA
- a CDS encoding integration host factor subunit alpha produces the protein MTKADIVENVYQKIGFSKKEASELVELVFDSLKDVLQNGEKVKISGFGNFVVRGKNERIGRNPQTGEQIKISARRVLTFRPSQVLKAMLNGEEYAHLTDEDDDDDYDDNE, from the coding sequence GTGACTAAGGCCGATATCGTCGAGAACGTGTATCAAAAAATCGGATTCTCGAAAAAAGAAGCGTCTGAACTTGTGGAACTTGTTTTCGACTCCTTGAAGGATGTTTTGCAAAACGGTGAAAAAGTTAAGATTTCCGGTTTTGGTAACTTTGTTGTTCGTGGCAAAAACGAACGCATCGGTCGCAATCCGCAAACAGGGGAGCAGATCAAAATTTCTGCCCGCCGTGTACTTACCTTCCGTCCGTCGCAAGTGCTTAAAGCAATGCTTAATGGCGAAGAGTATGCTCACTTAACTGATGAGGATGATGATGATGACTACGATGACAATGAATGA
- the pheT gene encoding phenylalanine--tRNA ligase subunit beta: MKISLKWLHDYVDVTEFFQKPEELAEALTRAGLEVEEITNRAKDFNNVVVGHILEKDKHPNADKLSLCRVSTGDVVHQIVCGAQNHKAGDRVIVALPGAVLPGNFAIRKSAVRGVDSAGMLCSLKELGLAKESEGIAILPTDAPIGKPYAEYAGYDDITFELKVTPNRADCLSHFGLAREVACLFGKELKAPKAELKTSSDSTKSAIGLEVKAFDLCPRYTGRYIKNVKVGPSPEWLKHRLESVGLNSINNIVDVTNYVMMELGQPLHAFDAAFIAGNKVIVDRAVNGEKFITLDGTEKTLTGEELTIRDVQHPACLAGVVGGKNSGVSDSTTTIFLEAAYFLPMSARKTSRLHGIDTDSAYRFSRGVDPDGTLRGLNRATALILEVAGGEAYGDHHDFYPNPVKKSPVSISIQTVTDRLGYQAEEHKFVDFMKRLGCQIEKTGETYKILPPTFRFDLEQDMDLVEEYARLNGYEFIPESLPVLKNMPSHHDKAFMLNRSTSELLRAEGYQQAFNFAFVGSKGEKPFLGPMEALKAAGLASSEKEIRIMNPLNEEMDVMRSTLSYGLFKNLNTNFHYGNMNGRLFEIGASFAVKEDGGYGESSRLGMAVWGRTQNLWNKSLDFPVVYELKGTVEALLKSLNISAYTWVTPANKAEVPAFLHQGQYAQLLVEGKKVGFIGTLHPVLLDDNKIRVPAALAEFDLELLYKGQPRPYRISSVSKFPVVERDFAFVMPKTLKVGDVLKDIRKAAGGLLLNVDVFDLYEGEKMEPGKKSVAIRLWLQDKNGTLQENQINETTTKVLESLKKNFDLSVR; the protein is encoded by the coding sequence ATGAAGATCAGTTTAAAATGGCTCCATGATTATGTTGATGTGACCGAGTTCTTTCAAAAACCTGAAGAGCTTGCGGAGGCTTTGACTCGCGCAGGACTTGAGGTTGAAGAAATCACCAATCGCGCCAAAGACTTTAACAACGTCGTTGTTGGTCACATCTTAGAAAAAGATAAACACCCGAACGCGGATAAACTTTCCCTTTGCCGTGTTTCAACGGGCGACGTGGTTCATCAAATCGTTTGCGGCGCGCAAAATCACAAAGCGGGTGACCGCGTGATCGTGGCTTTGCCAGGCGCAGTTTTGCCAGGCAACTTCGCAATTAGAAAATCAGCAGTTCGCGGCGTCGATTCTGCAGGTATGCTTTGTTCGCTAAAAGAGCTGGGCTTAGCGAAAGAATCTGAAGGTATCGCGATTCTTCCTACAGACGCTCCAATCGGTAAACCTTACGCAGAATACGCAGGCTACGACGATATTACTTTTGAATTAAAAGTAACTCCAAACAGAGCAGACTGCTTAAGTCATTTCGGGCTAGCGCGCGAAGTAGCTTGTCTATTTGGCAAAGAATTAAAAGCACCAAAAGCAGAACTAAAAACTTCATCTGACTCAACGAAGTCAGCAATCGGTTTAGAAGTAAAAGCTTTCGATCTTTGCCCACGCTATACAGGTCGCTACATTAAAAATGTAAAAGTAGGGCCTTCCCCAGAATGGTTGAAGCATCGTCTAGAATCAGTAGGATTAAACTCAATCAACAACATCGTCGACGTGACAAACTACGTGATGATGGAATTGGGTCAGCCTCTTCACGCATTTGATGCGGCTTTTATTGCTGGCAACAAAGTGATCGTTGATCGCGCTGTAAACGGTGAAAAATTCATCACACTTGATGGCACTGAAAAAACACTAACGGGCGAAGAGCTAACAATCCGTGACGTTCAACATCCAGCCTGCCTAGCAGGTGTTGTGGGTGGTAAAAATTCAGGTGTATCTGATTCAACTACTACGATCTTCCTAGAGGCAGCTTATTTCCTGCCAATGAGCGCAAGAAAAACTTCTCGCCTTCATGGTATTGATACGGATTCAGCTTACAGATTTTCTCGCGGTGTAGATCCAGATGGAACTTTGCGTGGTTTAAATCGTGCGACGGCTTTAATTTTAGAAGTGGCGGGCGGCGAAGCTTATGGTGATCACCATGACTTCTATCCAAACCCAGTTAAAAAATCCCCGGTTTCAATTTCTATTCAAACTGTGACGGATCGTTTGGGTTACCAAGCTGAAGAACACAAGTTCGTTGATTTTATGAAACGCCTAGGCTGCCAAATCGAAAAAACAGGGGAGACTTACAAAATTCTTCCTCCGACTTTCCGTTTTGACCTAGAACAAGACATGGACTTAGTGGAAGAATACGCGCGCCTTAACGGTTACGAATTCATCCCTGAATCTTTGCCAGTTCTTAAAAACATGCCTTCACACCACGATAAAGCGTTCATGTTAAACCGCTCAACAAGTGAACTTTTGCGTGCGGAAGGTTACCAACAAGCCTTCAACTTTGCCTTCGTAGGCTCAAAAGGTGAAAAGCCTTTCTTGGGTCCAATGGAAGCTTTAAAAGCGGCAGGTCTAGCAAGCTCTGAAAAAGAAATCCGCATCATGAATCCATTAAACGAAGAAATGGACGTGATGAGATCCACTTTAAGTTATGGACTTTTCAAAAACCTGAACACCAACTTCCATTATGGCAACATGAACGGAAGACTTTTTGAAATCGGCGCAAGCTTTGCCGTCAAAGAAGACGGTGGTTACGGTGAATCAAGCCGCCTAGGCATGGCAGTTTGGGGTCGTACACAGAATCTTTGGAACAAATCTTTAGATTTCCCAGTGGTGTATGAACTTAAAGGAACGGTTGAAGCTTTGCTTAAAAGTCTCAACATCTCTGCTTACACGTGGGTGACTCCGGCCAATAAAGCAGAAGTTCCCGCGTTCTTGCATCAAGGTCAGTACGCGCAACTTTTAGTTGAAGGTAAAAAAGTAGGTTTCATCGGAACTCTTCATCCAGTCCTGCTTGATGATAATAAGATCCGTGTTCCTGCGGCTTTAGCAGAGTTTGACTTAGAATTACTTTATAAAGGTCAACCTCGCCCGTACCGCATTTCAAGTGTTTCAAAATTCCCAGTGGTAGAGCGTGACTTTGCCTTTGTGATGCCAAAGACACTTAAAGTGGGCGATGTTCTTAAAGACATCCGCAAAGCAGCGGGTGGCTTATTATTGAACGTGGATGTCTTCGATCTTTATGAAGGCGAAAAAATGGAGCCAGGCAAGAAATCCGTAGCGATTCGTTTGTGGCTTCAAGATAAGAATGGCACGCTGCAAGAAAATCAAATCAACGAGACGACAACAAAGGTTCTTGAAAGCCTCAAGAAGAACTTTGATTTGAGTGTTAGATAA
- the pheS gene encoding phenylalanine--tRNA ligase subunit alpha — protein sequence MSTTKLDSIKDAALAAFKAAPSSKDLYDLKVQYLGKSGQLTEIMKEMASLPKEEKPLFGKKVNEVKQLLEGAYSEAEEGLKKKEISAKMAAEEIDLTLPAFSQPKGSQHPVHIVIDEIFTVMSRLGYSVRTGPQIEKDYYNFEALNIPADHPARDMQDTFFIDKTHVLRTHTSPIQIHSLETEQLPLRVIGTGPVFRCDSDISHLPNFHQIEALCVDEKVSMADLKGTISFFVREFFGPGLKTRFRPSFFPFTEPSAEVDCSCPICKGKGCSLCKQSGWIEIGGCGLVNPKVFQAAKIEYPKWQGFAFGFGVERMAIIKYGIEDIRLFPENDVRFLRQFVK from the coding sequence ATGTCGACGACCAAACTTGATTCAATTAAAGATGCGGCTTTGGCAGCCTTTAAGGCAGCGCCAAGCTCAAAAGACCTCTATGACCTGAAAGTTCAGTATCTCGGTAAAAGCGGCCAGCTGACTGAGATTATGAAAGAAATGGCTTCTTTGCCAAAAGAGGAAAAACCTCTGTTTGGTAAAAAGGTCAACGAGGTGAAGCAACTTCTTGAGGGTGCTTACTCTGAGGCGGAAGAGGGTCTAAAGAAAAAAGAGATCTCCGCAAAAATGGCGGCTGAAGAAATCGACCTTACTTTGCCAGCGTTTTCGCAGCCTAAGGGTTCGCAACATCCAGTGCACATCGTAATCGATGAAATCTTTACGGTGATGAGCCGCCTTGGTTACAGCGTGCGCACCGGTCCTCAGATTGAAAAAGATTATTATAACTTTGAAGCTTTGAATATTCCTGCAGATCACCCAGCTCGTGATATGCAAGATACTTTCTTCATTGATAAAACCCATGTTCTAAGAACGCACACGTCGCCAATCCAAATTCATTCTTTGGAAACTGAACAGCTTCCACTAAGAGTGATCGGCACGGGTCCTGTTTTCCGTTGCGATAGCGATATTTCGCATTTGCCAAACTTCCACCAAATCGAAGCTTTGTGCGTAGATGAAAAAGTCTCTATGGCGGATCTTAAAGGCACGATTAGTTTTTTCGTGCGTGAGTTCTTTGGCCCTGGTTTAAAAACTCGTTTCCGTCCAAGCTTTTTCCCATTCACAGAGCCTTCTGCAGAAGTGGATTGCTCTTGCCCGATTTGTAAAGGCAAAGGCTGCAGTCTTTGTAAGCAATCAGGTTGGATTGAAATCGGTGGTTGCGGCTTAGTGAATCCAAAAGTTTTCCAAGCAGCAAAAATCGAATATCCAAAATGGCAAGGCTTTGCATTCGGTTTTGGTGTTGAGCGTATGGCCATCATCAAATACGGCATCGAAGACATTCGTTTATTCCCTGAAAATGACGTCAGATTCTTAAGGCAGTTTGTAAAATGA